The Sulfurihydrogenibium sp. YO3AOP1 genome has a window encoding:
- the plsY gene encoding glycerol-3-phosphate 1-O-acyltransferase PlsY, whose amino-acid sequence MEINFIVYLIITYLLGSIPFGLIISKLFGKDIRKEGSGNIGATNVTRVLGKKAGILVLILDMLKGFLPIYIAKYIFDTKLISLLAIASVIGHCFSIFLKFKGGKGVATAIGVLLALSSKTALIVIMFWLGVFLVSGYVSLASMLSASISWVIIKFIENNIYYTYAAFIIGLIVILKHKDNLDRLLKGTEYRFLHK is encoded by the coding sequence ATGGAAATAAATTTTATCGTATACTTAATCATCACGTACTTACTTGGCTCAATCCCTTTTGGCTTAATTATAAGTAAGCTTTTTGGAAAAGATATTAGAAAAGAAGGTAGCGGAAATATTGGTGCTACAAACGTTACAAGAGTTTTGGGCAAAAAGGCAGGAATTTTAGTATTAATTTTAGATATGTTAAAAGGTTTTTTACCTATCTATATCGCAAAGTATATATTTGATACAAAACTTATTTCATTACTTGCTATAGCGTCTGTTATCGGACATTGTTTTTCAATTTTTTTAAAGTTTAAAGGTGGAAAAGGTGTCGCAACAGCTATCGGTGTATTACTTGCTTTATCCTCTAAAACTGCTTTAATTGTTATTATGTTTTGGCTTGGCGTATTTCTTGTCTCTGGTTATGTATCTCTTGCATCTATGCTATCAGCAAGTATTTCTTGGGTTATTATTAAATTTATAGAAAATAATATCTATTATACCTACGCAGCGTTTATCATTGGATTGATTGTTATCCTTAAACATAAGGACAATTTAGATAGATTGTTAAAAGGTACTGAATATAGATTTTTACATAAATAG
- a CDS encoding class II aldolase/adducin family protein: protein MNDIIQQIIFTGRVLHELKLVSSHGGNLSIKDGEYLYITKTGRMAGFLTEEDIIKLPIHKETEQDKEASIELIVHRQIYKDNPSINAVVHAHPITATALGYFLREFIPMDIEGELFIKKVPILEVEKPSASLELAIGVSKLFQEGYKICIVKNHGSFSAGKTINEALKYTSTLENSAEIFYKWMTLKKMQS from the coding sequence TTGAATGATATAATCCAGCAAATAATCTTCACCGGAAGAGTTTTACACGAGTTAAAGCTCGTATCATCCCATGGTGGAAATCTTAGCATAAAAGATGGAGAATATCTTTACATCACAAAAACAGGAAGAATGGCAGGCTTTTTGACAGAAGAAGATATTATAAAGCTTCCAATCCACAAAGAAACAGAACAAGATAAAGAAGCATCGATAGAGCTTATCGTCCACAGACAGATCTATAAAGACAATCCAAGCATAAATGCAGTAGTCCATGCTCATCCAATCACAGCCACAGCCTTGGGCTACTTTCTAAGAGAATTTATACCAATGGATATAGAAGGAGAATTATTCATAAAAAAAGTACCAATCTTAGAAGTAGAAAAACCATCAGCGTCCCTAGAGCTTGCTATTGGCGTAAGTAAATTATTTCAAGAAGGTTATAAAATCTGCATAGTCAAAAATCACGGCTCATTTTCGGCGGGAAAAACCATCAATGAAGCGTTAAAATATACATCAACCTTAGAAAATTCAGCGGAGATATTCTACAAATGGATGACTCTAAAAAAGATGCAGTCATAA
- a CDS encoding rhodanese-like domain-containing protein, whose product MYLDKETYKKIHISVKELKEKIDKGEDFILLDVREPQEYAFSRIKEKDAMLVPLMSLPKVINSLPKDKDIYVFCRSGNRSLQATLWLLQNGFTRVKNVEGGILAWSDEIDPTVPKY is encoded by the coding sequence ATGTACTTAGACAAAGAGACGTATAAAAAAATACATATATCTGTTAAAGAGTTAAAAGAAAAGATAGATAAAGGCGAAGATTTTATACTGTTAGATGTTAGAGAGCCGCAAGAATACGCTTTTTCAAGAATTAAAGAGAAAGATGCGATGCTTGTTCCACTTATGAGTCTTCCAAAAGTTATAAACAGCCTTCCAAAAGATAAGGATATATATGTATTTTGTAGAAGTGGAAACAGAAGCCTTCAGGCTACTTTATGGCTATTACAAAATGGATTTACCCGTGTTAAAAACGTAGAAGGTGGTATTTTAGCTTGGTCTGACGAAATAGACCCAACGGTGCCAAAATATTAA
- the ccsA gene encoding cytochrome c biogenesis protein CcsA, with the protein MFKLFTILFIVIYFLSSISFWVYLYTKNSKYQKLGYSFFGAGFTLQILVFLLRTYEIRALPLNTLEELLSFLAIIISAVFYGFSFVYRKKLIEFGSLIAPLVMFLTAFSLPLHSETQNIYNNIWFYLHVASLILSYGLIVFSSIAAILYILTDRDLKNKKLNSFFVSKFSSSLTLIQNLEYKSVILAFIFLSLGLIASSIWTAIYIGKHWTWDIKQTMLFLLWIFYGFILHTRIIKQIKGRKASYLTLIGSLFAFIVFWLIGHPTF; encoded by the coding sequence ATGTTTAAGCTTTTTACGATTTTATTTATAGTCATATACTTTTTGTCTTCTATTAGTTTTTGGGTTTATTTATATACAAAAAACTCTAAATATCAAAAACTTGGCTATTCTTTCTTTGGAGCTGGGTTTACACTTCAAATTTTAGTATTCTTATTAAGAACCTATGAAATTAGAGCCTTGCCTTTAAACACTTTGGAAGAACTTTTAAGCTTTTTAGCGATTATTATATCAGCTGTTTTTTACGGATTTTCCTTTGTATACAGAAAAAAATTAATAGAGTTTGGCTCTCTGATCGCTCCTTTGGTTATGTTTTTGACTGCTTTTTCTTTACCTTTACACTCAGAAACTCAAAATATTTATAACAACATCTGGTTTTATCTTCATGTGGCATCTTTGATTTTATCTTACGGATTGATAGTTTTTTCTTCTATTGCTGCAATTTTATATATTCTTACAGATAGAGATTTGAAAAATAAAAAACTAAACTCTTTTTTTGTTTCTAAATTTTCTTCTTCTTTAACATTGATTCAAAATCTTGAGTATAAATCTGTTATTTTAGCTTTTATATTTTTAAGCCTTGGATTAATAGCATCATCTATATGGACTGCTATTTACATAGGTAAACATTGGACTTGGGATATAAAGCAGACGATGTTATTTTTACTTTGGATTTTTTATGGTTTTATTTTACATACAAGAATCATTAAACAGATTAAAGGTAGGAAAGCTTCTTATTTGACATTAATCGGCAGTTTGTTTGCTTTTATAGTATTTTGGCTGATAGGCCATCCAACTTTTTAA
- a CDS encoding c-type cytochrome has product MKFSKNISILLILLISNVSFAEDGKFLFKKYGCGSCHSPTERLAAPSFKEIRERYGKSKQAIDKVAKLIIKPNPSNWPGFAYMPPFNIPYEEARKLAEYVLIYSEKEKPNQTKSYDLESDHY; this is encoded by the coding sequence ATGAAATTTTCAAAAAATATTTCAATCTTATTGATACTTCTAATATCAAACGTTTCTTTTGCGGAAGATGGAAAATTTTTATTTAAAAAGTATGGATGTGGTTCTTGTCATTCACCAACGGAAAGACTTGCAGCACCTTCTTTTAAAGAGATAAGAGAAAGGTATGGAAAAAGTAAGCAAGCTATTGATAAAGTCGCAAAACTTATCATAAAACCAAATCCATCAAACTGGCCAGGATTTGCATATATGCCACCATTTAACATTCCTTATGAAGAAGCAAGAAAATTAGCAGAGTATGTACTGATTTACTCAGAGAAAGAAAAACCCAATCAAACTAAATCTTATGACTTAGAAAGCGACCACTATTAA
- a CDS encoding c-type cytochrome, which translates to MKKLVLSALSVAVLAAGSFAADGKALFQQKGCTACHQAAADTVGPALKKIAGAYAGKEADLIKFLKGQGKAIVDPAKEAVMKPQLNTTKAMKDDELKALAQFILSNK; encoded by the coding sequence ATGAAGAAGTTAGTTTTATCTGCACTCTCAGTAGCAGTATTAGCTGCTGGCTCATTTGCAGCTGACGGAAAAGCTCTTTTCCAACAAAAAGGATGTACAGCTTGCCACCAAGCAGCAGCTGACACAGTTGGACCAGCTTTAAAGAAAATTGCAGGTGCTTACGCTGGAAAAGAAGCTGACCTTATCAAGTTCTTAAAAGGACAAGGAAAAGCTATCGTTGACCCAGCTAAAGAAGCTGTGATGAAGCCACAACTCAACACTACAAAAGCTATGAAAGATGATGAATTAAAAGCATTGGCACAATTCATTCTTTCAAACAAGTAA
- a CDS encoding peroxiredoxin, translating to MEEKVILVGQQVPDFEMETYDPSTGKFGKFSLADAKKEGKWAILFFYPADFTFVCPTELADLAEKYEELKKLGAEVVSVSTDTKFVHLAWQRDEKLLANVKYPMGADPTGKVSRMFGVYDCNTGLALRGTFIINPEGKLVSSEVNFYNVGRNADELVRKMKANAYLMSHPDEACPAKWEPGKKTLKPSEELVGHVYEALQE from the coding sequence ATGGAAGAAAAAGTAATCTTAGTAGGTCAACAAGTACCAGATTTTGAGATGGAAACTTACGATCCATCAACAGGGAAGTTTGGAAAGTTCTCTTTAGCAGATGCTAAAAAAGAAGGGAAATGGGCAATTTTATTCTTCTATCCAGCAGACTTTACATTCGTATGCCCAACAGAATTAGCAGATTTAGCTGAAAAGTACGAAGAATTAAAAAAGCTTGGTGCTGAAGTTGTTTCTGTTTCTACAGATACAAAATTCGTTCACCTTGCATGGCAAAGAGATGAAAAATTACTTGCAAACGTAAAATATCCGATGGGTGCAGACCCAACAGGAAAAGTTTCAAGAATGTTTGGAGTATACGACTGCAACACTGGTTTAGCTTTAAGAGGAACTTTCATCATTAACCCAGAAGGAAAGCTTGTATCTTCTGAAGTTAACTTCTACAACGTAGGAAGAAATGCAGATGAGCTTGTAAGAAAGATGAAAGCCAACGCATACTTAATGTCTCATCCAGATGAAGCTTGCCCGGCTAAATGGGAACCAGGTAAGAAGACATTAAAACCATCTGAAGAGCTTGTAGGACACGTTTACGAAGCTTTACAAGAATAA
- a CDS encoding MFS transporter, protein MRYIKTDLTCRLDNLPWTWFHTKFVMALGITWILDAFEVVIVSVVLKSMAKSLNLSVFQSSWLVSSFLIGALVGAFIFGYLADKFGRKKIFFITLLLYSLGTFLTGFANSFEIALLLRFITGFGLGGEFSAIHSAIDEFIPSRFRGRVDGFITASWNLGSIFASLVGMYLLSSFPEEKAWRYAFLFGGSLALLIVFIRFFIPESPRWLISKGLIERAEEIVSELEKKYHAKPINKQCEIPVFEGSLLDAVKIILKKYRGRFLFGTAMSFTILTTYYGFITILPLVITNQYNLPTKEIPNLLLTASIGGLIGGIVVSFLSDKLGRKITGTTVALFSLLTSFFFLTSQDIYTTVFVYSLVAYSFASVAYVSAMEVYPSYLRATAIGVLSVIGRISGMLAPPILTYLATIDYKLSVLGLSLLWLIGFIGFFIWSKFGVEAKGKSIEDIT, encoded by the coding sequence ATGAGATATATAAAAACAGATTTAACTTGTAGGCTTGATAACCTTCCATGGACTTGGTTTCATACTAAGTTTGTTATGGCTCTTGGCATAACCTGGATATTAGATGCTTTTGAAGTTGTAATCGTAAGCGTAGTTTTAAAGTCTATGGCTAAATCTTTAAATCTATCTGTTTTTCAATCATCTTGGCTTGTTAGCAGTTTTTTAATTGGTGCTTTGGTTGGAGCGTTTATTTTTGGTTATTTAGCTGATAAGTTCGGAAGAAAGAAAATATTTTTCATAACACTACTTTTATACTCTCTTGGAACATTTTTAACAGGCTTTGCTAACTCTTTTGAAATTGCATTGCTTTTAAGATTTATCACAGGATTTGGACTTGGTGGCGAGTTTTCTGCTATCCATTCAGCGATAGATGAGTTTATTCCATCAAGATTTAGGGGAAGAGTTGATGGTTTTATAACTGCATCATGGAATCTTGGAAGTATTTTTGCTTCTTTGGTTGGGATGTATCTACTGTCTTCATTTCCTGAAGAAAAAGCTTGGCGGTATGCGTTTTTATTTGGCGGTAGTTTAGCACTATTGATAGTATTTATAAGATTTTTCATTCCAGAATCTCCAAGATGGCTAATATCGAAAGGACTAATAGAAAGAGCCGAAGAGATTGTATCTGAATTAGAAAAGAAATATCATGCAAAGCCAATAAACAAACAGTGCGAAATTCCTGTATTTGAGGGTAGTTTATTAGATGCGGTGAAGATTATTCTCAAAAAGTACAGAGGAAGGTTTTTATTTGGAACGGCTATGAGTTTTACAATTTTGACAACATACTATGGCTTTATTACTATCTTACCTTTGGTAATTACAAATCAGTATAATCTTCCTACAAAAGAAATTCCAAATCTTTTACTAACTGCAAGCATTGGTGGTTTAATCGGTGGTATAGTTGTATCTTTTTTATCTGACAAGCTTGGTAGAAAAATAACAGGAACGACTGTAGCTTTATTTTCTCTCTTAACATCTTTTTTCTTTTTAACATCGCAGGATATTTATACTACAGTTTTTGTTTATTCATTGGTTGCATACTCTTTTGCAAGCGTTGCTTATGTATCTGCGATGGAGGTTTATCCTTCTTATTTGAGGGCTACAGCTATCGGTGTTTTATCTGTCATTGGAAGAATCTCAGGAATGCTGGCTCCACCAATACTAACCTATCTTGCAACTATAGATTATAAATTAAGTGTATTAGGTTTAAGTTTGCTGTGGCTTATAGGTTTTATAGGATTTTTTATATGGTCTAAATTTGGCGTTGAAGCAAAAGGAAAATCTATTGAGGATATAACTTAA
- a CDS encoding ribonucleoside-diphosphate reductase subunit alpha → MNGHKNRIVVKRDGTQEKFQMKKLVDAIFALLEGLDLPDDYEIVFKITKELDLKIPEVVTTEELDYLVLKAIEHLIPTGSIYDTIATRQLLKIINRRIERRFSSFKDYINYAVNEKLLKPELLNFDIDLLESKIDYSRDNNLDYFGLSTLKDRYLTKDRNFETIEKPQWFFMRVAMGIGNTEEEILKIYDKLSNLEYLHSTPTLFNSGTLTNQYSSCYVNVVDDSLESIMDKAKETAFLAKYAGGVGTDITRIRATGSKIHSLNAKSSGIIPFIKIFDTIVNAIQQGGRRRSSQVMYLQPWHLDVEAFLDLRETTGNPYFRTPSLNTALWMPDEIMRRIKEGEPIYLFDPAECRELVTSYGEEFAKKYQECIEKAERGELELWKKIDSRDFYKKYLFKLAKTGHPWLTFKDAHNRHNPCPKYSVINSSNLCTEISIPNSPQSTAVCTLASVNLARHLKKVERETSDVKREELSPNEKNTSHLLTYSPTHSIDWDKLKDTLETMVVALDNILDKNFYPSEESRKNTMDLRPIGIGLMGFHEALIYLGIPYDSDEAIELAKEIAKFMRETVYRKSEELAKERGAFPHYYEVSKRESEKVKSEELNPNEKTPTHLLTYSPTHPYNYPPRRNAVLLAIAPTASISIIAGTSSSIDNYFSNIFSRDTLSGKFIVVNKPLMKMLEEKGIWNEEMLEKIKANQGSIQYIDELEGVVDKRLFKTAYEVSPYRQIDIAAAFQQYIDQAVSKSLYIEEDLRDDMENIYMYAWEKGLKSTYYCFIDKTIKGEKYTMNVNKRGERRGFGLARAKDQVNKDLEELERMAREKYGDEIVDKVKAGNVDACPTDPLLAKICPSCE, encoded by the coding sequence ATGAATGGACACAAAAACAGAATTGTTGTAAAAAGAGACGGAACCCAAGAAAAATTTCAAATGAAAAAGCTTGTAGATGCTATATTTGCACTTCTTGAAGGGCTTGACCTGCCGGATGATTACGAAATAGTCTTCAAAATTACAAAAGAACTTGACTTAAAAATTCCAGAAGTAGTTACAACAGAAGAATTAGACTATTTAGTATTAAAAGCTATCGAACATCTTATTCCGACAGGTTCAATCTATGACACGATAGCGACAAGACAGCTTTTGAAAATCATCAACAGAAGAATAGAAAGGAGATTTTCTTCATTTAAAGATTACATAAACTATGCAGTAAACGAAAAATTGCTAAAACCGGAGCTTTTAAATTTTGACATAGACCTACTTGAATCTAAAATAGATTACTCAAGAGATAACAATCTTGATTACTTTGGACTGTCAACGTTAAAAGATAGATATCTTACAAAAGACAGAAACTTTGAAACTATAGAAAAGCCGCAGTGGTTCTTTATGAGAGTAGCAATGGGAATAGGAAATACAGAAGAAGAAATATTAAAAATCTACGATAAACTATCAAATCTTGAATACTTACATTCAACACCAACTTTATTTAACTCAGGAACTCTTACAAATCAGTATTCAAGCTGTTATGTAAACGTAGTTGATGATTCTCTCGAGTCTATCATGGATAAAGCAAAAGAAACTGCATTCTTAGCAAAATATGCAGGCGGAGTTGGAACAGATATTACAAGAATTAGAGCTACAGGGTCAAAAATCCATTCTTTAAATGCAAAATCAAGCGGAATAATTCCATTTATAAAAATCTTTGATACTATCGTAAACGCAATCCAGCAAGGTGGCAGAAGAAGAAGTAGTCAAGTTATGTACTTACAACCTTGGCATTTAGACGTAGAAGCATTTTTAGATTTAAGAGAAACTACAGGAAACCCCTACTTTAGAACCCCTTCTTTAAACACAGCCCTATGGATGCCGGATGAAATAATGAGAAGAATCAAAGAAGGAGAGCCTATCTATCTATTTGACCCTGCAGAATGTAGAGAATTAGTAACAAGCTACGGAGAAGAGTTTGCTAAAAAATACCAAGAATGTATAGAAAAAGCAGAAAGAGGAGAGTTAGAGCTTTGGAAAAAGATAGACAGTAGAGATTTCTATAAAAAATATCTATTCAAACTTGCAAAGACAGGACATCCATGGCTTACATTCAAAGATGCACACAATAGACACAACCCATGTCCTAAATACAGTGTAATTAACTCATCTAACCTATGCACAGAAATATCAATACCAAACTCACCTCAGTCAACAGCAGTTTGCACCCTTGCATCTGTTAACTTAGCAAGACATTTGAAGAAGGTTGAACGTGAGACGTCAGACGTGAAACGTGAAGAGCTAAGTCCTAACGAAAAAAACACGTCTCACTTACTCACTTATTCACCTACTCACTCCATCGATTGGGATAAACTAAAAGATACACTTGAAACAATGGTTGTTGCACTTGATAACATTTTAGATAAAAACTTTTATCCATCAGAAGAGTCAAGAAAAAACACAATGGACTTAAGACCTATTGGCATAGGATTGATGGGATTCCATGAAGCATTGATCTATCTTGGAATTCCATACGACAGCGATGAAGCTATAGAACTTGCAAAAGAGATAGCCAAATTTATGAGAGAAACAGTGTATAGAAAATCTGAAGAGTTGGCAAAAGAAAGAGGAGCATTCCCGCACTATTATGAAGTGAGTAAGCGAGAAAGTGAGAAAGTGAAAAGTGAAGAACTAAATCCTAACGAAAAAACACCTACTCACCTACTCACCTACTCACCTACTCACCCTTATAACTATCCTCCAAGAAGAAACGCAGTCTTACTTGCAATAGCACCAACAGCATCAATCTCAATCATAGCAGGAACTTCTTCAAGTATAGACAACTACTTCTCTAATATTTTCTCAAGAGATACACTATCAGGCAAATTTATCGTAGTAAACAAGCCACTTATGAAAATGTTGGAAGAAAAAGGTATCTGGAATGAAGAGATGCTGGAAAAAATAAAAGCAAACCAAGGAAGTATTCAGTATATAGATGAGCTGGAAGGAGTAGTGGATAAAAGACTATTCAAAACAGCATATGAAGTAAGCCCATACAGACAAATAGATATAGCAGCAGCATTCCAACAGTATATAGACCAAGCTGTTTCTAAATCTTTATACATAGAAGAAGATTTAAGAGATGATATGGAAAACATCTACATGTATGCTTGGGAAAAAGGACTTAAATCAACCTACTACTGCTTTATAGACAAAACTATCAAAGGTGAAAAATACACAATGAACGTAAACAAGAGAGGAGAAAGAAGAGGTTTTGGACTTGCAAGAGCTAAAGACCAAGTTAATAAAGATTTAGAAGAATTGGAAAGAATGGCAAGAGAAAAATATGGTGATGAGATAGTTGATAAGGTTAAAGCAGGAAACGTAGATGCATGTCCTACTGACCCGTTGCTTGCAAAGATATGTCCAAGCTGTGAATAA
- a CDS encoding ribonucleotide-diphosphate reductase subunit beta, which produces MALIGKTSVRDNIRLSENPRYPIFKELYTKQKKAVWFPEELNIQQDVLDYKSLSPTEKDLFDSAVGYFASSELLVQNVVGNGFFPVLTDPYAKMSFSTQMFMENIHSDFFEIILNSFDMDRKRIYNITLEDKLLKEKQELIVRAVDRITYGKADPDTIEGKKQILTSILLNNIIQEGLFFYSAFAHFFAMKDTGKMKNVVSGVELILIDESLHLQNGIEAILTMVEENPEIVDDYQFVENIRQSIIDAVELELNYLKTKFGGTTIFGVSYGELERYMKYIADRRLIELGFDPQFGIDQNPLKFLQKEDVKKLTNFFEVSSTEYTNF; this is translated from the coding sequence ATGGCACTTATAGGAAAAACATCAGTTAGAGACAATATCAGATTGTCAGAAAATCCAAGATACCCAATTTTCAAAGAGCTATACACTAAGCAGAAAAAAGCCGTATGGTTTCCGGAGGAGTTAAACATTCAACAAGACGTGCTTGATTATAAATCTCTCTCACCAACAGAAAAAGATTTATTTGACAGTGCTGTTGGATACTTTGCATCATCTGAATTATTAGTCCAAAACGTTGTTGGAAATGGATTTTTTCCGGTTTTAACAGACCCATACGCAAAGATGAGCTTTTCTACCCAAATGTTTATGGAAAACATTCATTCAGACTTTTTCGAAATCATTCTCAACTCCTTTGATATGGACAGAAAAAGAATATACAACATCACACTTGAAGATAAACTGCTAAAAGAAAAGCAAGAGTTAATCGTTCGAGCAGTTGACAGAATAACTTACGGAAAAGCAGACCCAGACACGATAGAAGGCAAAAAGCAGATACTAACTTCTATACTTTTAAATAACATCATTCAAGAAGGATTATTTTTCTATTCAGCATTTGCACACTTCTTTGCTATGAAAGACACGGGAAAAATGAAAAACGTAGTAAGCGGTGTAGAGCTTATTTTGATAGATGAAAGCCTCCACTTACAAAACGGCATAGAAGCCATCTTAACAATGGTTGAAGAAAACCCTGAGATAGTTGATGATTACCAATTTGTTGAAAACATAAGACAATCTATCATTGATGCTGTAGAGCTTGAATTAAACTATCTAAAAACTAAATTCGGCGGGACAACCATCTTCGGTGTTTCTTATGGAGAGCTTGAAAGATATATGAAGTATATAGCAGATAGAAGATTAATAGAACTTGGATTTGACCCACAGTTTGGAATAGACCAAAACCCACTTAAATTCTTACAGAAAGAAGACGTTAAAAAATTAACAAACTTCTTTGAAGTTTCATCAACTGAGTATACGAATTTTTAA